In Pseudomonas sp. ADAK18, a single window of DNA contains:
- a CDS encoding non-ribosomal peptide synthetase, whose protein sequence is MQKLIESVGALSSKQRKALAVLLKQKGINLFGIAPMFTRDPDEPLLLSYAQQRQWFLWKMDPQSPAYNIPLAIRLRGALDIDALRRSVAALVARHETLRTLFAEDEQGRVSQVIVPQLEVPLDVVSCPAGESQRSIDAFVAIQAATPFDLASGPLLRLALLQVADDDWVLALTQHHIVSDAWSMGVMVDELLQGYAAFSQGQSPVLPDLPVQYADYAAWQRQWMDNGERERQLAYWVEHLAETPVKLQLPGQRVPGPQRSHQGASLNLTLGGALSEQLKALATREGVTLFVLLLASFQALLHRLSGLDDIRVGVPVANRTRIETERLIGFFVNTQVLKGQVSGEQRFSDLLLQMRDTALKAQTFQDLPFEQLVDALQPERSLSHSPLFQVMFNHQHDAPSQVRSLADGLSVEPVVSEVCSAKFDLTLNTLEHANGIDASFIYGSEVFDVTTLEQLASQWQRVLEAIALNAQLRIEDLPVVTALDQQRVVLAGTGEHREFAVNNVLELFAQQVARVPYVLAVVDGERSLSYRQLDLEAERLADRMRQAGVGPNALVGVVLERSVELAVAILAAFKVGAGYLPLAPDTAAQRLRELLHDSRAALLLTDSRQLPGLQLSDEIAVLCINDTQAAAPEVSVPAPLLAGQTAYVIYTSGSTGAAKGVMISHGALANYVQGLLQRLPEDCGSSMAMISTVAADLGHTMLFGALCSGRTLYLIAQDLAMDANGMAQYMTAQVVDVLKIVPSHLNALLSADDAASVLPKKLLILGGEACPPSLRERVQQLAPQCRIMNHYGPTETTVGVLATVLETDGRLPLGVPLANSRVEVLDASLQRLGAETAGQLYIGGAGLATGYLHQPGLTAERFVPDPFSTRGERLYRSGDGVRLVEEAFEYLGRIDDQVKIRGFRVEPGEVAACLRSLPNVLDAAVVVGSGPQLWAYVVTTEQAPALLAQLRERLPAYLIPSHLQVLDQLPLTANGKLDRKALPAPGADVVPAYLAPQGELAQRIAAIWEDVLRREPIGAQDNFFELGGDSIISIQVVSRARQAGIRFTPRDLFEHQTVQGLASVAQMGEAASQADQGPVSGELRLLPIQQMFFDTPIPERHHWNQSVLLVPSRALEPATLEQALQALVIHHDALRLGFVEGADGWTAQHRGTEHTNPLLWQEVAQSEAHCLEIYQRAQASLDLSQGPLLRAVLLDHPDGQQRLLLVVHHLVVDGVSWRILFEDLQTAYDAASNTQPLRLPAKTSAFKDWSERLHALAADGGLQAEVAYWQAQLSPAHQHLPGRREVPVALMREAVTVSTTLDAHTTRQLLQQAPAAYRTQSNELLLTALSRVICGWTGQPSMGLMLEGHGREDLFDDLDLTRTVGWYTNKFPVSLTPGTTLQASIKTIKEQLRAVPNKGIGFGALRYLGSPQDRQRLGTQPLPCITFNYLGQFDGSFDQNQGALFSPSTEASGSERSDDAPLSNWLTLNGQVYGGVLSVGWTFSREMFDATAIEHLAQDYARELQAVVEHCVTPGNGGLTPADFPLARLTRAQLDDLPLPAGNVLDIYPLSPMQQGMLYHSLEAGEGDLYINQTCVPVQGLDVQRFATAWDQVQQCHDILRTGFWTASELAEPLQIVSKQAPSAVRIVDWRQREVGLDDLAELISADCREGFDMLQAPLMRVTLVWLDDARCHLIWTRHHILMDGWSSSRLLGEVFNAYNGQATAKQSRYQDYIAWLQRQGSTALEAFWRGQLSGLNGATELAGNVFPRPQTQPGGHDALYLKWDETRTRRLRERAQHWRVTPNTLIQAAWLLLLQRYTGQETVCFGATVAGRPASLPQADEILGLFINTLPIVQTPRPDQPLGEWLAQLQAFNLDARDYEHASLADIQRWAGQSGRAMFDSIIVFENYPVDDRLQEMRQGALQFGEATGRDVTNYAMDLAVNLTETLGIEFLYLRNRFSQDAVARIRGSFEALLEAMLDDTGGSTGRLCMLTAEQRQHLVASNPLQAVQPASPSLLERIEAHVEHQPEALAVICGDQQLSYRALEQQANRFAHLLRERGVGPEVRVGVALNRSTDMIVTLYAVLKAGGVYVPLDIDYPRERLEWIVEDSAMAVLVTRDELRERLPAIDNVLDIDHLDLQAYPDSRPGLNIDADHLAYLIYTSGSTGKPKGVAVPRGPLNMHCQAIARRYEMDCDTRELLFMSFAFDGAQERWLTTLLAGGCLVLRDDTLWTPEETWQVLHRQAINIACFPPAYLKQLADYAESQDEAPPAVRVYCFGGDAVADETFEQVKRALRPTWITNGYGPTETVVTPLLWTADLDQRCEAVYAPIGVQVGNRTLYVLDDQLNPLPDGVAGELYIGGEGLARGYHQRAGLTAERFVASPFETGGRLYRSGDLVRRRPDGVFDYLGRLDHQVKIRGFRIELGEIEARLRTLPSVRDAVVVARDSASGKQLIGYVVADAHSGLSEHLRQALGSQLPDYMVPSQIVALQAMPLNPSGKVDRKALPDPDFKGQVYIAPRNPLEQMLATIWQEVLEIEQVGVTDNFFELGGDSLRTLKVLSKVRSQAMPGFELKLRDMLAKPTIAQLSGFDEQQEADLDPLLLLNSQVLGTAPLFCLHAGFGTVFDYEPLARQLDGQCSVYGLQCRMLLDRDWEDDSLASMAIDYAQYIRQKQAQGPYRLLGWSLGGALAVLVASELEKQGQQVSFLSLVDSFIPATSALLEDDDWREGLPVFLSQTLGLMVDAGFVESQLPVIEPNLAALTEQFAALAASYPSSGATFGVEESARAFQVGLKLKALSRRQVELPRIASEAVCWWRGELSVESIKAREAGLTVEESARIAADHYAIIKHPQLLKQLHQRLHTPAPVAG, encoded by the coding sequence GTGCAAAAGTTAATTGAGTCTGTGGGAGCGCTGTCCTCCAAACAAAGGAAAGCGCTGGCGGTCCTGCTCAAGCAAAAGGGCATCAACCTGTTTGGGATTGCCCCGATGTTTACCCGCGACCCGGACGAGCCGCTACTGCTGTCCTACGCTCAGCAACGCCAGTGGTTTCTGTGGAAGATGGACCCGCAGAGCCCGGCCTATAACATTCCCCTGGCGATTCGTTTGCGCGGGGCGCTGGATATCGACGCCCTGCGCCGCAGTGTGGCGGCGCTGGTGGCGCGCCATGAAACCCTGCGCACGTTGTTTGCCGAGGATGAACAGGGGCGAGTGTCCCAGGTGATCGTCCCGCAGCTTGAGGTGCCGCTGGACGTGGTGTCATGCCCAGCGGGTGAGTCCCAACGCAGTATCGACGCGTTTGTCGCGATCCAGGCCGCCACGCCATTCGACCTGGCCAGTGGGCCACTGCTGCGCCTGGCGTTGTTGCAGGTGGCCGATGACGACTGGGTATTGGCCCTGACCCAGCACCACATCGTCTCCGATGCCTGGTCCATGGGGGTCATGGTCGACGAATTGCTCCAGGGCTATGCCGCCTTCAGTCAGGGTCAGTCGCCGGTGTTGCCGGACTTGCCGGTGCAGTACGCCGACTACGCCGCCTGGCAACGCCAGTGGATGGACAATGGCGAGCGCGAGCGGCAATTGGCGTATTGGGTCGAGCACCTGGCCGAGACGCCGGTCAAGCTGCAACTGCCGGGGCAACGTGTGCCCGGGCCACAGCGCAGCCATCAAGGCGCGAGCCTGAACCTGACCCTGGGCGGTGCCTTGAGCGAGCAGCTCAAGGCATTGGCAACGCGTGAAGGCGTGACCCTGTTTGTGTTGTTGCTAGCGAGTTTCCAGGCGCTATTGCATCGCCTCAGCGGGCTGGATGACATCCGTGTCGGCGTGCCAGTGGCCAACCGTACCCGGATTGAAACCGAGCGCCTGATCGGCTTTTTCGTCAACACCCAAGTGCTCAAGGGCCAGGTCAGCGGCGAGCAGCGCTTCAGTGATTTGCTGCTGCAGATGCGCGACACCGCGCTCAAGGCCCAGACCTTCCAGGACCTGCCGTTCGAGCAACTGGTGGACGCTTTGCAGCCGGAGCGCAGCCTGAGTCATTCGCCGCTGTTCCAGGTAATGTTCAACCATCAGCACGATGCACCGAGCCAGGTGCGCTCGCTGGCGGACGGCCTGAGCGTGGAGCCTGTGGTGAGCGAGGTGTGCAGCGCCAAGTTCGACCTGACCCTCAACACCCTTGAGCATGCCAATGGCATTGATGCCAGTTTCATCTATGGCAGCGAGGTGTTCGACGTCACCACCCTTGAACAACTGGCCAGCCAGTGGCAGCGAGTGCTGGAGGCGATTGCGCTGAATGCACAGCTGCGCATTGAAGACCTGCCGGTGGTGACGGCCCTGGATCAACAGCGTGTGGTGCTGGCGGGCACTGGCGAACATCGCGAATTTGCCGTGAACAATGTGCTTGAGCTGTTTGCCCAGCAGGTGGCGCGGGTGCCCTACGTGCTGGCCGTGGTGGATGGCGAGCGTAGCTTGAGCTATCGGCAACTGGACCTGGAAGCCGAGCGTCTGGCCGACCGCATGCGTCAGGCCGGAGTAGGGCCGAATGCGCTGGTGGGCGTGGTGCTGGAGCGCTCGGTGGAATTAGCGGTGGCGATCCTGGCTGCGTTCAAGGTCGGCGCGGGGTATTTGCCGCTGGCACCGGACACCGCCGCCCAACGCTTACGCGAGCTGTTGCACGACAGTCGGGCCGCGTTGCTGTTGACCGACTCCCGCCAGCTGCCGGGTTTGCAACTGAGCGATGAAATCGCCGTGCTGTGCATCAATGATACTCAGGCAGCGGCGCCTGAGGTTTCGGTACCCGCGCCGCTGTTGGCGGGGCAAACCGCCTACGTCATCTACACCTCCGGCTCCACCGGTGCGGCCAAGGGCGTGATGATCAGCCATGGCGCATTGGCCAATTATGTTCAGGGCCTGTTGCAACGCTTGCCTGAAGACTGCGGCAGCAGCATGGCGATGATCTCCACCGTGGCCGCTGACCTGGGCCACACCATGCTGTTTGGCGCCCTGTGTTCCGGGCGCACGCTGTACCTGATCGCCCAGGATTTGGCGATGGACGCCAACGGCATGGCGCAGTACATGACCGCCCAGGTGGTGGATGTACTGAAGATCGTGCCCTCGCACCTCAATGCCTTGCTCAGCGCCGACGATGCGGCCAGCGTGCTGCCGAAAAAGCTGCTGATCCTCGGCGGTGAAGCCTGCCCGCCAAGCCTGCGCGAACGTGTGCAACAACTGGCGCCGCAGTGCCGGATCATGAACCACTACGGCCCGACCGAAACCACCGTGGGCGTGCTCGCCACTGTGTTGGAAACCGACGGGCGTTTGCCTCTGGGCGTGCCGTTGGCCAACAGCCGGGTTGAAGTGCTGGACGCCAGCCTCCAACGCCTCGGTGCTGAAACGGCCGGGCAGCTGTATATCGGTGGCGCTGGCCTCGCTACGGGTTACCTGCATCAGCCGGGCCTCACGGCTGAGCGCTTTGTACCCGATCCTTTTTCCACCCGTGGCGAGCGGCTGTATCGCAGTGGCGACGGCGTGCGCCTGGTAGAAGAAGCTTTTGAGTACCTGGGACGTATCGACGACCAAGTGAAAATTCGCGGTTTCCGCGTTGAACCGGGCGAAGTCGCGGCCTGTTTGCGCAGCCTGCCTAACGTGCTGGATGCAGCAGTAGTGGTAGGGAGCGGCCCGCAGTTGTGGGCTTACGTCGTGACTACCGAACAGGCCCCAGCCTTGCTGGCACAACTGCGTGAGCGCTTGCCGGCCTACCTGATACCAAGCCATTTGCAGGTGTTGGACCAGTTGCCGCTGACCGCTAACGGCAAACTCGACCGCAAAGCGCTGCCAGCGCCGGGCGCGGATGTGGTACCTGCGTACCTGGCGCCGCAGGGCGAGTTGGCGCAACGTATCGCGGCCATCTGGGAAGACGTCCTGCGGCGCGAACCGATTGGCGCTCAGGACAACTTCTTTGAACTGGGCGGCGACTCGATCATCTCGATCCAGGTGGTCAGCCGCGCCCGTCAGGCAGGCATTCGTTTCACCCCTCGCGACCTGTTCGAACACCAGACTGTGCAAGGCCTGGCCAGTGTCGCGCAGATGGGCGAGGCAGCCAGCCAGGCCGATCAGGGACCGGTCAGCGGCGAGCTGCGCCTGTTGCCGATTCAGCAGATGTTTTTCGACACGCCGATTCCCGAGCGTCATCACTGGAACCAGTCGGTACTGCTGGTGCCCAGCCGGGCCCTTGAGCCCGCGACCCTTGAACAAGCATTGCAGGCGCTGGTCATTCATCATGATGCGCTGCGCCTGGGTTTTGTCGAAGGTGCCGACGGCTGGACCGCTCAGCATCGTGGGACTGAACACACCAATCCCCTGCTCTGGCAGGAGGTCGCGCAAAGCGAAGCGCACTGCCTGGAGATCTATCAACGTGCCCAGGCCAGCCTCGACCTGAGCCAAGGCCCGCTGCTTCGCGCTGTGTTGCTGGACCATCCCGACGGCCAGCAGCGCCTGTTGCTGGTGGTGCATCACCTGGTGGTGGACGGGGTGTCCTGGCGCATTCTCTTTGAAGACCTGCAAACCGCCTACGACGCCGCGAGCAACACTCAACCCTTGCGCCTGCCGGCCAAGACCAGTGCCTTCAAGGACTGGAGCGAGCGCCTGCATGCCCTGGCAGCGGACGGTGGTTTGCAAGCGGAAGTCGCCTACTGGCAGGCGCAACTGAGCCCGGCCCATCAGCATTTACCGGGGCGCCGTGAGGTACCGGTGGCCTTGATGCGCGAAGCGGTCACAGTCTCCACCACACTGGATGCACACACCACCCGCCAATTACTACAACAAGCCCCAGCGGCGTATCGCACACAAAGCAATGAACTGCTGCTGACGGCCCTGAGCCGAGTCATTTGCGGCTGGACCGGTCAGCCGAGCATGGGCCTGATGCTGGAAGGCCATGGCCGTGAAGACCTGTTCGACGACCTGGACCTGACCCGCACCGTCGGTTGGTACACCAACAAATTCCCGGTCAGCCTGACGCCCGGCACGACCTTGCAGGCCAGTATCAAAACCATCAAGGAACAACTGCGTGCCGTGCCCAACAAAGGCATCGGTTTTGGTGCGTTGCGTTACCTGGGCAGCCCGCAGGATCGGCAGCGGTTGGGAACGCAGCCACTGCCATGCATCACCTTCAACTACCTGGGCCAGTTCGACGGCAGTTTCGATCAGAATCAGGGCGCGCTGTTTTCACCGTCCACCGAAGCCAGCGGCAGCGAGCGCAGTGATGATGCACCGCTGAGTAACTGGCTGACCTTGAACGGCCAGGTGTACGGCGGCGTGTTGAGTGTCGGCTGGACCTTCAGTCGCGAGATGTTCGACGCCACTGCCATCGAGCACCTGGCCCAGGACTACGCCCGCGAATTGCAGGCCGTGGTTGAACATTGCGTCACCCCCGGCAACGGTGGACTGACCCCGGCGGATTTCCCGCTGGCGCGCCTGACTCGGGCCCAACTCGACGATCTGCCACTGCCCGCCGGCAACGTGCTGGATATCTACCCGTTGTCGCCGATGCAGCAAGGCATGCTGTATCACAGCCTGGAAGCGGGCGAGGGCGACCTGTACATCAACCAGACCTGCGTGCCGGTGCAAGGCCTTGACGTGCAGCGCTTCGCAACGGCTTGGGATCAAGTGCAACAGTGTCACGACATCCTGCGCACCGGTTTCTGGACCGCCAGCGAGCTGGCCGAGCCGTTGCAGATTGTCAGCAAACAGGCGCCGTCGGCGGTGCGTATTGTCGATTGGCGCCAGCGTGAAGTCGGCCTCGATGACCTGGCCGAGCTGATCAGCGCCGATTGCCGCGAAGGCTTCGACATGCTCCAGGCGCCGCTGATGCGAGTCACCCTGGTGTGGCTGGACGATGCGCGCTGCCACCTGATCTGGACCCGCCACCACATCCTTATGGACGGCTGGAGCAGCTCGCGGTTGTTGGGCGAAGTGTTCAATGCCTACAACGGCCAAGCCACCGCGAAGCAGAGCCGTTACCAGGATTACATCGCCTGGTTGCAGCGTCAGGGCAGCACCGCCCTGGAAGCATTCTGGCGCGGCCAACTCAGCGGTTTGAACGGCGCCACCGAATTGGCCGGCAACGTCTTTCCGCGCCCGCAAACCCAACCCGGCGGCCACGACGCGCTCTATCTCAAGTGGGACGAAACCCGCACCCGCCGCCTGCGTGAGCGGGCGCAACACTGGCGGGTCACGCCCAACACGTTGATTCAGGCGGCCTGGCTGCTGCTGTTGCAGCGCTACACCGGCCAGGAAACGGTGTGCTTCGGTGCCACCGTCGCCGGGCGCCCGGCCAGTTTGCCCCAGGCTGACGAGATCCTCGGGCTGTTCATCAACACTTTGCCGATCGTGCAGACGCCACGGCCGGATCAACCCCTGGGCGAGTGGCTGGCGCAATTGCAGGCCTTCAACCTGGATGCGCGGGACTACGAACACGCGTCCCTGGCCGACATCCAGCGTTGGGCCGGCCAAAGCGGGCGGGCGATGTTCGACAGCATCATCGTGTTTGAAAACTACCCGGTGGATGACCGCTTGCAGGAAATGCGTCAGGGCGCCTTGCAGTTCGGCGAGGCCACCGGGCGCGATGTGACCAACTACGCCATGGACTTGGCGGTGAACCTTACCGAAACCTTGGGCATCGAGTTTCTGTACCTGCGTAACCGCTTCTCGCAAGACGCCGTGGCGCGTATTCGCGGCAGCTTTGAAGCCTTGCTGGAAGCGATGCTGGACGACACCGGTGGTTCCACCGGCCGCCTGTGCATGCTCACTGCCGAGCAGCGCCAGCACTTGGTTGCAAGCAATCCGTTGCAGGCTGTGCAACCTGCGTCGCCTTCGTTGCTGGAGCGAATCGAAGCCCATGTCGAGCATCAGCCCGAGGCGCTGGCGGTAATCTGTGGCGACCAACAACTGAGCTACCGTGCCCTTGAGCAACAGGCCAACCGTTTCGCCCATCTATTGCGTGAGCGTGGCGTGGGGCCGGAAGTACGGGTCGGCGTGGCGTTGAATCGCTCCACCGACATGATCGTTACCCTCTATGCGGTACTCAAAGCCGGCGGTGTGTATGTGCCGCTGGACATCGACTATCCGCGCGAGCGCCTGGAATGGATCGTCGAGGATTCGGCGATGGCTGTGCTGGTGACCCGTGACGAGTTGCGCGAGCGTTTACCCGCCATCGACAACGTGCTGGACATCGATCACCTGGACTTGCAGGCCTATCCCGACAGCCGCCCAGGCCTGAACATCGATGCCGATCATCTTGCCTACCTGATTTACACCTCGGGTTCCACCGGCAAGCCCAAGGGCGTGGCGGTGCCCCGTGGCCCGTTGAATATGCATTGCCAGGCGATTGCCCGGCGCTATGAAATGGACTGCGATACCCGCGAGTTGCTGTTCATGTCCTTCGCCTTCGACGGTGCACAGGAACGTTGGCTGACCACTTTGCTGGCTGGCGGTTGTCTGGTGCTGCGGGACGACACCCTGTGGACCCCGGAAGAAACCTGGCAGGTGCTGCATCGCCAGGCCATCAACATCGCCTGTTTCCCGCCGGCCTACCTCAAGCAACTGGCCGACTACGCCGAAAGCCAGGACGAAGCGCCGCCTGCGGTGCGGGTGTATTGCTTTGGCGGTGACGCGGTGGCCGACGAGACCTTTGAACAGGTCAAACGCGCCTTGCGTCCAACCTGGATCACCAACGGCTACGGGCCGACCGAAACCGTGGTCACGCCACTGCTCTGGACCGCTGACCTGGACCAGCGCTGCGAGGCCGTGTATGCGCCGATTGGGGTGCAGGTGGGCAATCGCACCTTGTACGTGCTGGATGATCAGCTCAACCCGCTGCCAGATGGCGTGGCCGGCGAGTTGTATATCGGTGGCGAAGGCCTGGCGCGAGGGTATCACCAGCGCGCCGGGCTGACGGCCGAGCGCTTTGTCGCCAGCCCGTTCGAGACGGGCGGGCGCTTGTATCGCTCAGGTGACCTGGTGCGTCGCCGTCCAGATGGGGTGTTCGACTACCTTGGCCGTCTGGATCATCAAGTGAAAATTCGCGGTTTCCGCATCGAGCTGGGTGAAATCGAAGCCCGCCTGCGCACGCTGCCATCGGTGCGCGACGCCGTGGTGGTAGCGCGAGACAGTGCCTCGGGCAAGCAGTTGATCGGTTACGTGGTCGCCGACGCCCATTCTGGCTTGAGCGAGCACCTGCGCCAGGCCCTGGGCAGCCAGTTGCCGGATTACATGGTGCCGTCGCAGATCGTGGCGTTGCAGGCCATGCCGTTGAATCCCAGTGGCAAGGTTGATCGCAAGGCTTTACCGGATCCGGACTTCAAGGGTCAGGTCTACATCGCACCGCGCAATCCACTGGAGCAGATGCTGGCGACCATCTGGCAAGAAGTGCTGGAGATCGAGCAGGTTGGCGTCACGGATAACTTCTTTGAGTTGGGCGGCGATTCGCTGCGTACCCTCAAGGTCCTGAGCAAGGTCCGCAGCCAGGCTATGCCAGGGTTTGAACTGAAGCTACGGGACATGCTGGCCAAGCCGACCATCGCCCAATTGTCCGGGTTCGATGAACAGCAGGAAGCCGATCTCGATCCGCTGCTGTTGCTCAATAGCCAGGTGCTGGGCACTGCGCCGCTGTTCTGCCTGCACGCCGGCTTTGGCACGGTGTTCGACTATGAGCCCCTGGCCCGGCAACTGGACGGGCAGTGCAGCGTGTACGGCCTGCAATGCCGGATGCTGCTGGACCGCGATTGGGAAGATGACTCCCTGGCGTCCATGGCCATCGACTACGCGCAATACATCCGCCAAAAACAGGCACAAGGCCCGTACCGACTGCTGGGCTGGTCATTGGGCGGCGCTCTGGCGGTGCTGGTGGCCAGCGAATTGGAGAAGCAGGGCCAGCAGGTCAGTTTCCTCAGCCTGGTAGACAGTTTTATTCCGGCGACCTCGGCGCTGCTGGAGGACGACGATTGGCGCGAAGGCTTGCCGGTGTTCCTCAGCCAGACCCTGGGGTTGATGGTCGATGCAGGGTTTGTTGAGAGCCAGTTGCCGGTGATCGAGCCGAACCTGGCGGCACTGACCGAGCAGTTTGCGGCGCTTGCCGCGAGTTACCCGTCTTCAGGCGCGACCTTTGGTGTGGAGGAGTCGGCCCGGGCCTTCCAGGTCGGCCTCAAGCTCAAGGCCTTGTCTCGCCGCCAGGTCGAGTTGCCGAGGATTGCCAGCGAAGCTGTGTGCTGGTGGCGCGGCGAGCTGTCAGTGGAGTCGATCAAGGCTCGCGAGGCTGGACTGACGGTGGAGGAGAGCGCGCGTATCGCCGCCGATCACTACGCAATCATCAAGCACCCGCAGTTGCTCAAGCAGTTGCACCAGCGGCTGCACACACCGGCGCCGGTTGCCGGCTGA